One window from the genome of Eriocheir sinensis breed Jianghai 21 chromosome 7, ASM2467909v1, whole genome shotgun sequence encodes:
- the LOC126993240 gene encoding dynein light chain Tctex-type protein 2B-like, translating to MASTQADKNGLYQMRPDLKDKFRPSVVREVIYNTLAEKLTGFVYNPDSAEEMATGISRVLLDKLKEMNFPRYKYVVSVVIGELRGEGVKVGARCLWDADTDNYSSNMFLAETFFCTATVFATYYY from the exons atGGCGAGCACACAGGCGGACAAGAATGGGCTGTACCAGATGCGCCCCGACCTCAAGGACAA GTTCCGTCCGAGTGTTGTCAGGGAGGTGATCTACAACACACTGGCGGAGAAGTTGACGGGGTTTGTGTACAACCCCGATTCTGCCGAGGAGATGGCCACTGGGATCTCCCGAGTGCTGCTGGACAAgctaaaag agATGAACTTTCCGCGCTACAAGTACGTGGTGAGTGTGGTGATCGGTGAGCTGCGAGGGGAGGGCGTAAAGGTGGGCGCGCGCTGCCTCTGGGATGCCGACACCGACAACTACTCCTCCAACATGTTCTTAGCG GAAACCTTCTTCTGCACCGCCACAGTCTTTGCCACCTACTACTACTGA